Proteins encoded within one genomic window of Micromonospora halotolerans:
- a CDS encoding universal stress protein has translation MTDRSGAPVVVGVDGSPTALDAVRVAARTAATRHRPLRVVHAFQWPLLGTPLGPVAAALPHEELRQEAEKVVAEALDEARKVEAELPVTGAVRDGAAVPVLLDESRDAALLVLGHRGLGGFAELLVGSAAVGLSARADCPVLVVRGEPRADGPVVVGVDGSALSTEAIGFAFAEAARRGTDLVAVHAWLYPAPVGPGDMVPLAYDLEALRAEEERVLAEAVAGWAARHPEVRVRRKLVAAAPAAALVAESADAQLVVVGAHGRGSLGGLLLGSVSHAVLHHARSPLAIVRHRRGPAAG, from the coding sequence ATGACCGACAGATCCGGCGCTCCCGTCGTCGTGGGCGTGGACGGTTCCCCCACCGCTCTGGACGCGGTCCGGGTGGCCGCGCGGACGGCGGCCACCCGGCACCGGCCGCTGCGGGTGGTGCACGCGTTCCAGTGGCCGCTGCTCGGCACCCCGCTCGGCCCGGTGGCGGCCGCCCTCCCGCACGAGGAGCTGCGGCAGGAGGCGGAGAAGGTGGTCGCCGAGGCGCTCGACGAGGCCCGCAAGGTCGAAGCCGAGCTGCCGGTGACCGGCGCGGTACGCGACGGCGCCGCCGTCCCGGTGCTGCTGGACGAGAGCCGGGACGCCGCGCTGCTGGTCCTCGGCCACCGCGGGCTCGGCGGGTTCGCCGAGCTGCTGGTCGGCTCGGCGGCCGTCGGGCTCTCCGCCCGGGCGGACTGCCCGGTGCTGGTGGTGCGGGGCGAGCCGCGCGCCGACGGCCCGGTCGTGGTCGGGGTGGACGGCTCGGCGCTGTCCACCGAGGCCATCGGCTTCGCGTTCGCCGAGGCGGCCCGGCGCGGCACCGACCTGGTGGCGGTGCACGCCTGGCTCTACCCGGCCCCGGTCGGCCCCGGCGACATGGTGCCGCTGGCGTACGACCTCGAGGCGCTGCGCGCGGAGGAGGAGCGGGTGCTCGCCGAGGCGGTCGCCGGCTGGGCCGCGCGCCACCCCGAGGTGCGGGTACGGCGCAAGCTGGTCGCCGCCGCCCCGGCGGCGGCGCTGGTGGCGGAGTCCGCCGACGCCCAGCTCGTCGTCGTCGGCGCGCACGGCCGGGGCAGCCTGGGCGGGCTGCTGCTCGGCTCGGTCAGCCACGCGGTGCTGCACCACGCCCGCAGCCCGCTGGCCATCGTCCGACACCGCCGGGGCCCCGCCGCGGGCTGA
- a CDS encoding hemolysin family protein yields MQSYWSQLALVAVLVIVNAAFAGSEMALVSLRDSQLQRLERASRAGRTLARLAKDPNRFLATIQIGITLAGFLASAAAAVSLAKPLVPLLGAFGDAAETVAIVGVTLALTFVTLVFGELAPKRIAMQSAERWALVVARPLDLLASVTRPAVWALGATSDLVVRLFGLNPKHEPDEIGPDELRDIVAGNHGFTKEQRTIIAGAVEIADRQLRAVLVPRLQVFTLDSGTTAEAARLVLAATGHSRAPVVRHGGLDDAVGVIHLRDLVGVPDDRPVDEIARPPMLLPDSLPVVDALRQFKAERQHIALVVDERGAVDGIVTLEDILEEIVGEIYDETDRDLGSVRTEEDGTLVLPGTFPVHDLTDLGVELPNRPPGDYTTIAGLVLICLGHIPTVAGERVRVDGWDLAVGGVDHHAITEVRIRRHTRRDHVEDAERADGHGTPVLDEARG; encoded by the coding sequence GTGCAGAGCTACTGGAGCCAGCTGGCCCTGGTCGCAGTTCTGGTGATCGTCAACGCGGCCTTCGCCGGCAGCGAGATGGCCCTGGTGTCGCTGCGCGACAGCCAGCTCCAGCGGCTGGAACGCGCGAGCCGGGCCGGGCGCACCCTGGCCCGGCTGGCCAAGGACCCCAACCGGTTCCTGGCCACCATCCAGATCGGGATCACCCTGGCCGGCTTCCTGGCCTCCGCCGCCGCGGCGGTGTCCCTCGCGAAGCCCCTCGTCCCGCTGCTCGGGGCGTTCGGTGACGCCGCCGAGACGGTCGCCATCGTCGGGGTCACCCTGGCGCTGACGTTCGTGACCCTGGTCTTCGGCGAGCTGGCCCCGAAGCGGATCGCCATGCAGTCCGCCGAGCGGTGGGCCCTCGTCGTGGCCCGCCCGCTCGACCTGCTGGCCAGCGTGACCCGACCGGCGGTCTGGGCGCTCGGCGCCACCAGCGACCTGGTGGTCCGCCTGTTCGGGCTCAACCCGAAACACGAGCCGGACGAGATCGGCCCCGACGAACTGCGTGACATCGTGGCCGGCAACCACGGCTTCACCAAGGAGCAGCGGACCATCATCGCCGGCGCCGTGGAGATCGCCGACCGGCAGTTGCGCGCGGTGCTCGTACCCCGATTGCAGGTCTTCACCCTGGACAGCGGGACGACCGCGGAGGCCGCCCGGCTGGTCCTCGCCGCGACCGGCCACTCCCGGGCGCCGGTGGTCCGGCACGGCGGCCTGGACGACGCGGTCGGAGTGATCCACCTGCGCGACCTGGTCGGCGTCCCCGACGACCGGCCGGTCGACGAGATCGCGCGACCCCCCATGCTGCTGCCCGACTCGCTGCCGGTGGTCGACGCCCTGCGCCAGTTCAAGGCGGAACGCCAGCACATCGCGCTGGTGGTCGACGAGCGTGGCGCCGTCGACGGCATCGTCACCCTGGAGGACATCCTCGAGGAGATCGTCGGCGAGATCTACGACGAGACCGACCGGGACCTCGGCTCGGTCCGCACGGAGGAGGACGGCACGCTGGTGCTGCCCGGCACCTTCCCGGTGCACGACCTCACCGACCTGGGCGTCGAGCTGCCCAACCGGCCGCCGGGGGACTACACCACGATCGCCGGGCTCGTGCTCATCTGCCTCGGGCACATCCCCACCGTGGCCGGGGAGCGGGTCCGGGTCGACGGCTGGGACCTGGCCGTGGGCGGCGTCGACCACCACGCCATCACCGAGGTCCGGATCCGCCGGCACACCCGCCGCGACCACGTCGAGGACGCCGAGCGTGCCGACGGCCACGGCACGCCGGTCCTCGACGAGGCCCGGGGCTGA
- a CDS encoding cyclic nucleotide-binding domain-containing protein, which yields MTPLEMLRVHPFLAGLPEEWLPPLTGYARPVVWHPGHRLFRAGQPAERFWLVRGGQVALDFPVPGRGDVGIETIGPGGVLGWSWLFPPYRWQFGAVAVQRSTAVEFSAAGVRRLMESDDAVGRQLTTRFMSVVVDRLQASRVRLLDLYGYPTALPPTG from the coding sequence ATGACCCCGCTGGAGATGCTCCGTGTACACCCCTTCCTCGCCGGGCTGCCGGAGGAGTGGCTGCCCCCGCTGACCGGCTACGCCCGGCCGGTGGTCTGGCACCCCGGGCACCGGCTGTTCCGCGCGGGACAGCCGGCCGAGCGGTTCTGGCTGGTCCGCGGCGGCCAGGTGGCGCTGGACTTCCCGGTGCCCGGCCGCGGCGACGTGGGGATCGAGACGATCGGCCCGGGCGGGGTGCTCGGCTGGTCGTGGCTGTTCCCGCCCTACCGCTGGCAGTTCGGCGCGGTCGCCGTCCAGCGCAGCACCGCGGTCGAGTTCAGCGCCGCGGGGGTGCGCCGGCTGATGGAGTCCGACGACGCCGTCGGCCGGCAGCTCACCACCCGCTTCATGAGCGTCGTGGTGGACCGGCTGCAGGCGTCCCGGGTGCGACTGCTGGACCTGTACGGCTACCCGACGGCGCTTCCGCCGACCGGCTGA
- a CDS encoding WD40/YVTN/BNR-like repeat-containing protein: MTTLLAIGTGKGLFLATSSDRRDWAVSGPHFPMTGVYAVTVDKRPGRPRLLAGMTSSHFGPSVATSDDLGGSWQEPEQAPVAFPADTGASLGRVWQLTPAGPDQPDVVWAGAEPSALFRSEDGGRSFSLVRALWDHPHREQWGAGFGGQAVHSVLPHPGDPGRMAVAMSTGGVYRTEDAGASWAPGNTGIRAYFLPDEWPEFGQCVHKIARDAGDPERLYAQNHHGVYRSDDDGRSWTSIAAGLPSDFGFPIVAHPSRPGTVYAFPLTADGERFPTDRRCRVYRSADAGASWEPLTAGLPDGPFYPAVLRDAMCADDHDPAGVYFGTRSGEVYASADEGDSWSLVAAHLPDVLCVRAAEV; encoded by the coding sequence ATGACGACGCTGCTCGCGATCGGCACCGGCAAGGGACTCTTCCTGGCCACCAGCTCCGACCGGCGCGACTGGGCGGTGAGCGGCCCGCACTTCCCGATGACCGGGGTCTACGCGGTCACCGTCGACAAGCGCCCCGGCCGGCCCCGGCTGCTGGCCGGCATGACCAGCTCGCACTTCGGCCCCAGCGTGGCCACCAGCGACGACCTGGGCGGCTCCTGGCAGGAGCCGGAGCAGGCGCCGGTCGCGTTCCCGGCCGACACCGGCGCCAGCCTGGGGCGGGTCTGGCAGCTCACCCCGGCCGGCCCGGACCAGCCCGACGTGGTCTGGGCGGGCGCCGAGCCGTCCGCGCTGTTCCGCTCCGAGGACGGCGGGCGCAGCTTCAGCCTGGTCCGGGCGCTCTGGGACCACCCCCACCGGGAGCAGTGGGGCGCCGGCTTCGGCGGCCAGGCCGTGCACAGCGTGCTCCCGCACCCGGGCGACCCGGGCCGGATGGCGGTGGCCATGTCCACCGGCGGGGTCTACCGCACCGAGGACGCGGGGGCGAGCTGGGCGCCGGGCAACACCGGGATCCGGGCCTACTTCCTGCCTGACGAGTGGCCCGAGTTCGGCCAGTGCGTCCACAAGATCGCCCGGGACGCCGGCGACCCCGAGCGGCTGTACGCGCAGAACCACCACGGGGTCTACCGCTCCGACGACGACGGGCGCAGCTGGACCTCGATCGCCGCGGGCCTGCCCAGCGACTTCGGCTTCCCGATCGTCGCCCACCCGTCCCGCCCGGGCACCGTCTACGCCTTCCCGCTGACCGCCGACGGCGAGCGGTTCCCCACCGACCGGCGCTGCCGGGTCTACCGCTCGGCCGACGCGGGCGCGAGTTGGGAGCCACTGACCGCCGGCCTGCCCGACGGCCCGTTCTATCCGGCGGTGCTGCGCGACGCCATGTGCGCCGACGACCACGACCCGGCCGGCGTCTACTTCGGCACCCGCTCCGGCGAGGTCTACGCCAGCGCCGACGAGGGCGACTCCTGGTCGCTGGTCGCCGCGCACCTGCCGGACGTGCTCTGCGTCCGGGCCGCGGAGGTCTGA
- a CDS encoding YgjV family protein yields MNWLELVGWAGSALLVWSLLQTRILRLRALNLVGCLILIGYNAAVHVWPMVGLNVVLAVINVWYLRTMLATRHDAQTYEVVEVGTGDAFLAHTLRVHAADIARFNPDFRWDPAAADRSAFLVVRADEVVGVVVSHAEAGGVAQIDLDYVTPPFRDFTPGEFVYRRSRLFTDRGFRRVVSPRGMVAPYYHRLGFRPEGDAYVLDLPAPA; encoded by the coding sequence GTGAACTGGCTGGAACTCGTCGGCTGGGCCGGCTCCGCGCTGCTGGTCTGGTCGCTGCTGCAGACCCGCATCCTGCGGCTTCGCGCGCTCAACCTGGTCGGCTGCCTCATCCTGATCGGCTACAACGCCGCCGTGCACGTGTGGCCCATGGTCGGGCTCAACGTGGTGCTCGCCGTGATCAACGTCTGGTACCTGCGGACGATGCTCGCCACCCGCCACGACGCGCAGACCTACGAGGTGGTCGAGGTGGGCACCGGCGACGCCTTCCTGGCCCACACCCTGCGGGTGCACGCCGCCGACATCGCCCGGTTCAACCCCGACTTCCGCTGGGACCCGGCCGCGGCCGACCGCTCGGCGTTCCTGGTGGTCCGCGCCGACGAGGTGGTCGGTGTGGTGGTCTCGCACGCCGAGGCCGGCGGGGTGGCGCAGATCGACCTCGACTACGTGACCCCGCCGTTCCGCGACTTCACCCCCGGCGAGTTCGTCTACCGGCGCAGCCGGTTGTTCACCGACCGCGGCTTTCGCCGGGTCGTCAGCCCGCGCGGCATGGTCGCCCCCTACTACCACCGGCTGGGCTTCCGGCCGGAGGGCGACGCGTACGTGCTGGACCTGCCCGCGCCCGCCTGA
- a CDS encoding ubiquitin-like small modifier protein 1: protein MVTVLLPGPLRAETGGEGRLAVAAAGTLRAVLDELATTWPRLARRIRDERGDLRRYVNVYVDGEDCRHTGALDTRVPEGAEIQILPSVAGG from the coding sequence GTGGTCACCGTGCTGCTGCCCGGTCCGCTGCGCGCCGAGACGGGCGGTGAGGGCCGCCTCGCGGTGGCCGCCGCCGGCACGCTGCGCGCGGTCCTCGACGAACTGGCCACCACGTGGCCGCGGCTGGCCCGCCGGATCCGCGACGAGCGCGGCGACCTGCGCCGCTACGTCAACGTCTACGTCGACGGCGAGGACTGCCGCCACACCGGCGCCCTCGACACCAGGGTCCCCGAGGGCGCCGAGATCCAGATCCTCCCCTCGGTAGCAGGCGGCTGA
- a CDS encoding universal stress protein — translation MPMNRPVVVGVDGSSTSLTAAEHAARAAVARSRPLHVVHGYLHPLGYGVPLNPYDLGVPAPTEEAQKMLEQVATELVDRHPGLRVEVRQVAGGPGAALIEESRRAELVVVGSRGVGGFAGLLLGSVSNQVAQHGHCPVLVVRPAEQPIPVRGPVLVGVDGSESAAYAVRIAADEAVRRDADLVLVHVRTPERGAVAPDAAAEATAAAQAESAELLAGAAARIRTDHPVLSVAERPVRGTSPEQALIEASGEAALVVVGSRGRGGFAGLLLGSVSQALVQHAHCPVLVAHPYEPDGD, via the coding sequence ATGCCGATGAACCGACCTGTCGTGGTGGGTGTCGACGGATCGTCGACCAGCCTCACCGCCGCCGAACACGCCGCCCGGGCCGCCGTGGCGCGGTCCCGGCCGCTGCACGTGGTGCACGGCTACCTGCACCCGCTCGGCTACGGGGTGCCGCTCAACCCGTACGACCTCGGGGTGCCGGCGCCCACCGAGGAGGCGCAGAAGATGTTGGAGCAGGTGGCCACCGAGCTGGTCGACCGGCATCCGGGCCTGCGGGTGGAGGTGCGCCAGGTGGCCGGTGGCCCGGGCGCCGCCCTGATCGAGGAGTCCCGCCGGGCGGAGCTCGTGGTGGTGGGCAGCCGGGGTGTGGGCGGCTTCGCCGGGCTGCTGCTCGGCTCGGTGAGCAACCAGGTGGCGCAGCACGGGCACTGCCCCGTGCTGGTGGTCCGCCCGGCGGAGCAGCCCATCCCGGTGCGGGGGCCGGTGCTGGTCGGGGTGGACGGGTCCGAGTCGGCCGCGTACGCCGTCCGGATCGCCGCCGACGAGGCGGTCCGCCGGGACGCCGATCTGGTGCTCGTGCACGTCCGCACGCCGGAGCGGGGCGCGGTGGCGCCGGACGCCGCGGCGGAGGCCACCGCCGCCGCGCAGGCTGAGTCGGCGGAGCTGCTGGCCGGGGCGGCTGCCCGGATCCGCACGGACCATCCGGTGCTGAGCGTGGCCGAGCGACCCGTGCGGGGCACGTCCCCGGAGCAGGCGCTGATCGAGGCGAGCGGGGAGGCGGCGCTGGTGGTCGTCGGCTCCCGGGGCCGGGGTGGCTTCGCCGGGCTGCTGCTCGGCTCGGTCAGCCAGGCGCTGGTGCAGCACGCCCACTGCCCGGTGCTGGTCGCGCACCCGTACGAGCCGGACGGCGACTGA
- a CDS encoding DNA-binding protein: MVTMDNDPFTAPDAAQARAHRNYAALLRIAERHAGSDARRRRYAHPDVPDAYEAATLVMALAGGAELAEGEEPVDQADLMAALTLIPHVRAEVDALEAGLLQVARGRGLTWQAIAFGLGLGSAQAARQRYERLTLRTGTGD; the protein is encoded by the coding sequence ATGGTCACGATGGACAACGACCCGTTCACCGCTCCGGATGCTGCCCAGGCCCGGGCGCACCGCAACTACGCGGCGCTGCTGCGGATCGCCGAGCGGCACGCCGGCAGCGACGCCCGCCGCCGGCGCTACGCGCACCCCGACGTCCCCGACGCCTACGAGGCGGCGACGCTGGTCATGGCGCTCGCGGGCGGGGCGGAGCTGGCCGAGGGCGAGGAGCCGGTCGACCAGGCCGACCTCATGGCCGCGCTGACCCTGATCCCCCACGTGCGCGCCGAGGTCGACGCCCTGGAGGCGGGCCTGCTGCAGGTGGCCCGCGGCCGGGGTCTGACGTGGCAGGCGATCGCGTTCGGGCTGGGGCTGGGCAGCGCGCAGGCGGCCCGGCAGCGCTACGAGCGGCTCACCCTGCGCACCGGCACCGGCGACTGA
- a CDS encoding MmcQ/YjbR family DNA-binding protein, producing the protein MTREEMLSYCLAKPGAWLDRPWEGDEVVKVGSRIFAFLGAPEGEARVGVKCGPSREVADEWLHRFPEDARSSPYIGRSGWNTLRLGGRIPDEELIEAVDGSYDAVVAKLPKRERPTA; encoded by the coding sequence ATGACGCGCGAGGAGATGCTGTCCTACTGCCTGGCCAAGCCGGGCGCCTGGCTGGACCGGCCGTGGGAGGGCGACGAGGTGGTGAAGGTCGGCAGCCGGATCTTCGCGTTCCTCGGCGCGCCCGAAGGCGAGGCCCGGGTGGGGGTCAAGTGCGGCCCGTCCCGGGAGGTGGCCGACGAGTGGCTGCACCGGTTCCCCGAGGACGCCCGCTCCTCCCCCTACATCGGCCGCTCGGGCTGGAACACCCTGCGGCTCGGCGGGCGCATCCCCGACGAGGAGCTGATCGAGGCGGTCGACGGGTCGTACGACGCGGTGGTGGCGAAGCTGCCCAAGCGCGAGCGGCCGACGGCCTGA
- a CDS encoding GNAT family N-acetyltransferase has translation MTSEVRLRPVRDEDLPAFFAHEQDPQANWMAAFGPKDPADRAAFDAHWARIRADPRIVNRTVTVDGAVVGRVAAFPVGERTEVSYWIDPARWGRGHATAALAALLRELPQRPVHARAAKDNAASLAVLRKCGFVVVGEDSGYAESRGAEVEEHLLELPAAPADLGDH, from the coding sequence ATGACCAGTGAGGTGCGGCTCCGCCCGGTACGCGACGAGGACCTGCCGGCGTTCTTCGCCCACGAGCAGGATCCGCAGGCCAACTGGATGGCCGCGTTCGGCCCGAAGGACCCGGCCGACCGGGCCGCCTTCGACGCCCACTGGGCCCGCATCCGGGCCGACCCGCGCATCGTGAACCGCACGGTGACGGTCGACGGCGCGGTGGTCGGGCGCGTGGCCGCCTTCCCGGTGGGGGAGCGCACCGAGGTCAGCTACTGGATCGACCCCGCCCGCTGGGGTCGGGGCCACGCCACCGCGGCGCTCGCCGCGCTGCTGCGCGAGCTGCCGCAGCGGCCGGTGCACGCCCGCGCCGCCAAGGACAACGCCGCCTCCCTGGCGGTGCTGCGCAAGTGCGGCTTCGTCGTGGTCGGCGAGGACTCGGGGTACGCGGAGAGCCGCGGCGCCGAGGTCGAGGAACACCTGCTGGAGCTGCCCGCCGCGCCGGCTGACCTGGGTGACCACTAG
- a CDS encoding LLM class flavin-dependent oxidoreductase, with amino-acid sequence MQFGVFTVGDVTVDPTTGRLPSEHERIKAMVAIALKAEEVGLDVFATGEHHNPPFVPSSPTTILGHIAARTERLLLSTSTTLITTNDPVKIAEDYAMLQHLADGRVDLMMGRGNTGPVYPWFGQDIRNGIPLAIEHYDLLHRLWREDVVDWKGRFRTPLQSFTSTPRPLDGVPPFVWHGSIRSPEIAEQAAYYGDGFFANHIFWPKEHTQRMVALYRQRYAHYGHGTADQAIVGLGGQVFMRRNSQDAVREFRPYFDNAPVYGHGPSLEEFTRETPLTVGSPQQVIDRTLSFREYVGDYQRQLFLMDHAGLPLKTVLEQLDLLGEEVVPVLRKEFDSLRPAHVPEAPTHASLLAAAGGAKDSTVHAVDDVTGRAPEEAR; translated from the coding sequence ATGCAGTTCGGAGTCTTCACCGTCGGCGACGTCACGGTCGACCCGACCACCGGGCGGCTGCCGTCCGAGCATGAGCGGATCAAGGCCATGGTGGCCATCGCGCTCAAGGCCGAGGAGGTCGGGCTCGACGTGTTCGCCACCGGCGAGCACCACAACCCGCCGTTCGTGCCGTCGTCGCCCACCACCATCCTCGGCCACATCGCGGCCCGCACCGAGCGGCTGCTGCTGTCCACCTCGACCACGCTGATCACCACCAACGACCCGGTGAAGATCGCCGAGGACTACGCGATGCTCCAGCACCTGGCCGACGGCCGGGTCGACCTCATGATGGGCCGCGGCAACACCGGCCCCGTCTACCCCTGGTTCGGGCAGGACATCCGCAACGGCATCCCGCTCGCCATCGAGCACTACGACCTGCTGCACCGGCTGTGGCGGGAGGACGTGGTCGACTGGAAGGGCCGGTTCCGCACCCCGTTGCAGTCGTTCACCTCGACGCCGCGCCCGCTCGACGGCGTGCCGCCGTTCGTCTGGCACGGCTCGATCCGCAGCCCCGAGATCGCCGAGCAGGCCGCGTACTACGGCGACGGCTTCTTCGCCAACCACATCTTCTGGCCCAAGGAGCACACCCAGCGGATGGTCGCCCTCTACCGGCAGCGCTACGCGCACTACGGCCACGGCACCGCCGACCAGGCCATCGTCGGCCTCGGCGGCCAGGTCTTCATGCGCAGGAACTCGCAGGACGCGGTCCGCGAATTCCGGCCGTACTTCGACAACGCCCCGGTCTACGGGCACGGGCCGTCGCTGGAGGAGTTCACCCGGGAGACCCCGCTGACCGTGGGCAGCCCGCAGCAGGTCATCGACCGCACGCTGAGCTTCCGGGAGTACGTCGGCGACTACCAGCGCCAGCTCTTCCTCATGGACCACGCCGGGCTGCCGCTGAAGACCGTCCTGGAGCAGCTCGACCTCCTCGGCGAGGAGGTCGTCCCGGTGCTGCGCAAGGAGTTCGACTCGCTGCGCCCCGCGCACGTGCCCGAGGCGCCGACCCACGCGTCGCTGCTGGCCGCGGCCGGTGGCGCCAAGGACAGCACGGTCCACGCCGTCGACGACGTGACCGGCAGGGCGCCGGAGGAGGCCCGATGA
- a CDS encoding FMN reductase has protein sequence MTRRTLAVVSAGLSQPSSTRLLADQLAAAARDELVRRGAEVEINTVDLREHAHDVVNHLLTGFPPAALRAALDTVAGADGLIAVTPIFNASYSGLFKSFFDVVEKEALADRPVLIGATGGTARHSLALEHAVRPMFTYLRAVVLPTAVFAAPEDWAGDGADRALRSRIRRAGIELAEQVDRRPAATGPADPFALTTSFEDLLAGRDPA, from the coding sequence ATGACCCGCCGCACCCTGGCCGTGGTCTCGGCCGGCCTCAGCCAGCCCTCGTCGACCCGCCTGCTCGCCGACCAGCTCGCCGCGGCCGCCCGCGACGAGCTGGTCCGGCGCGGCGCCGAGGTGGAGATCAACACGGTGGACCTGCGCGAGCACGCCCACGACGTCGTAAACCACCTGCTCACCGGCTTCCCGCCGGCCGCCCTGCGGGCGGCGCTGGACACCGTCGCGGGCGCGGACGGCCTGATCGCGGTCACCCCGATCTTCAACGCGTCCTACAGCGGGCTGTTCAAGTCGTTCTTCGACGTCGTCGAGAAGGAGGCGCTGGCCGACCGGCCGGTGCTCATCGGGGCCACCGGTGGCACCGCCCGGCACTCGCTCGCCCTGGAGCACGCGGTCCGGCCGATGTTCACGTACCTGCGGGCGGTCGTGCTGCCCACGGCGGTGTTCGCCGCCCCGGAGGACTGGGCCGGCGACGGCGCCGACCGTGCGCTGCGCTCCCGGATCCGCCGGGCCGGCATCGAGCTGGCCGAGCAGGTCGACCGCCGCCCGGCGGCGACCGGGCCGGCCGACCCGTTCGCACTCACCACCAGCTTCGAGGACCTGCTCGCCGGCCGCGACCCGGCCTGA
- a CDS encoding DNA-3-methyladenine glycosylase, whose amino-acid sequence MTTTDLSALSDLLAGPVVPAARGLLGCRLTGHGVTVRITEVEAYAGTAGDPASHAHRGRTPRNAVMFGPAGHAYVYFTYGMHWCVNVVTGPDGEASAVLLRAGEVVDGVDVARERRPAVRRDTDLARGPARLCAALGIDRSVYGADLLGDGPVRLRPPLAPVPEAAVSVGPRVGVTGAHDVPWRFWLTGEETVSAYRRHVPRTRR is encoded by the coding sequence GTGACCACCACCGACCTCTCCGCCCTCTCCGACCTGCTCGCCGGCCCGGTGGTTCCCGCCGCCCGGGGACTGCTCGGCTGTCGGCTCACCGGGCACGGGGTCACCGTCCGGATCACCGAGGTCGAGGCGTACGCCGGCACCGCCGGCGACCCGGCCTCGCACGCCCACCGGGGCCGCACGCCGCGCAACGCGGTGATGTTCGGCCCGGCCGGGCACGCCTACGTCTACTTCACCTACGGCATGCACTGGTGCGTGAACGTGGTGACCGGACCGGACGGCGAGGCCTCGGCCGTGCTGCTGCGCGCCGGCGAGGTGGTCGACGGCGTCGACGTCGCGCGGGAGCGGCGTCCCGCCGTACGCCGGGACACCGATCTCGCCCGCGGGCCGGCCCGGCTCTGCGCGGCGCTCGGCATCGACCGGTCCGTCTACGGCGCCGACCTGCTCGGCGACGGTCCGGTGCGGCTGCGGCCCCCGCTCGCGCCGGTGCCCGAGGCGGCGGTCTCCGTCGGCCCCCGGGTCGGCGTCACCGGCGCCCACGACGTGCCCTGGCGCTTCTGGCTCACGGGCGAGGAGACGGTGAGCGCGTACCGCCGGCACGTGCCCCGGACCCGGCGCTGA